The Amphiura filiformis chromosome 6, Afil_fr2py, whole genome shotgun sequence genome segment agccaaaatagaacattttgggttttgatgcttcgaaatggtataaTTTATTTTCTCTCACTATATGACATATTTGTTATAATATTACTCAAATTCCTCCGCGCATCGGTTTTTAGTCAATTCACCATAGCTAATTGTAACTTTTAGCTTCGAGGTCGCACttccattttaaggtgtttacggtgtTTTCTGTGCGTGCGTTAAAACAAGacaagtctcaggtcaacctatgttgagttttaataatttggcatctaaatcatctagtttcacctgatattgatgagaaaatccgcccaaaattagccattttcccattgaaaactgtgaTAATTTAGTGGTATTAAACCATATGCACCTCAAGCATTGATCACTATAGGTATTAGACAGTAATGGTCCAATGCGCATTCTTTTTGACTCGTGGAATGGATTAAAACTGAGgtatgattttcaaattgtttgtttcaatttttgaaactacaaaaatatgcaaataacatatagGCATATATACTATTCTGTTCTGTTTCTTTGCGACATTacaataattcaaaataatttttttccgACGGTACAGTTCTTTCTGAGACCGACTGTACAGTTCTTTCTGAGACACCCCGTACATGTGCAAAAACATTAGCCATGTTGGTCCCAAAGAAGTTGTTAATAAACGATAAACAACATTGATATAGAGCTAAAAAGAAAATAAGGTAAAAGCAATCCTGTACAAAGCAAAGAATCTAACTTTGTTTATGAAACAATGCTCTTGGAAAATGACAAAATCGCACACAAATCACATGATTCTAGAAGGAATTTGGTAACTATTTGattattaaaatgtcataaaaaatagCCTAAGTACAAGACGTCAGGCTGCTTTACTCTGCTTAGTTACACCATGATCTATATAAATGACTCTtctgcttattttttttttttttttttttttttgatttgttcgggttgtgacaaccctggataacccaagaaagcctctattgaagcttatttccattggggtccatttgaacaccgggacgggttgggaacagtcaggggttaacaccctactcttttcgaaactgactgcgagatacatacatgtacaggtatggctctctgcacacgggaccgacggcttaacgtcccctccgaaggacggagtactttcatgattcatttacccaattctaaatgaaccatggggagagcggaagtctaaacttaatctacagatgttgccaattaatttcagactttttttttttccaagtcaatatcccagcaaatcgccaccgccgggaatcgaacccgggacctcatgcaccaaaggcaagtaccctaaccattgcgccacgctctccctacaAAGGATTGTATGTTGTTTTGGCCTTTCTATAAACCATAGAAAACTTTGTTAAACCACATGTTTTCACATGTGAGTACCCATAGTGCAGttttgctgcacagcaaacatgattcgacctttgcttTTACTCAAACCTGGTTATTggaaaatcaatcgataaagtctcgTCCATCCTCCACATTATATGGTtggctgcacttatgcccaaatatgtcatttgccaatcaataatcacccacttgaaatcccctgactctctccactgaccaaagttatggacagatttgggaggttttttgctgttatccgtcatttacatatcagggaagtACGACCATTTGTAAATgcccccacctactcagtttttagcctacatctaatgtatacattattcttgatggacagcaagtacaaaaaatatccgtcaagtggtttagttttaatgcccttcggaagagagcagtccacaaaatgagtgatagtcactaaaagatgtattcgatttacacagggtaTTATGCAGGCCATACCGTGCCCTtacttactaaaacacaaaagtacgaatatttccaaacatctaaattggctaaaaatttaggacataatacaaaactatattttctagaatttcagagagtacaaaaaatattggccgaTTAGTTTTCACCCCCGgggttttcacacagtgacgttaacaaggcaatgtcctatacctctaacatacactggtTGTAGAgctcacacgtcaatggtgagagcactgtgtattgcgtataggaaaatggacagtaactgcagtccGCTACTGCAGTATGCCCTGCACTACATGTAAACAGATACCAAAAAGTACTTGCCCCCTTAATGAtggaccattattccaaaacggttgattGAATGTCACATTTGGGATATGCAGTCGAAGCATaacttatttctgcgcattatgacacctcagtTGTTGTAAGTATCTTAATATTAATGTCGCAGCGCACATTAAAAGTACCCCAAGATTTGACAGTTGTAGCAAAATCCTATTTGTTGCCTTGTATTCCATATCCATGAAAGGAAATGTTTTCGGCTCTCGTTGCATTCTTCTTCTTGTGTCGTGAATTTAGAGGGATCAAAACACGTGATTATCAATGAAAATATCATCATTCACATctggtcattgtttacttaatcccatattaaaagggcatttcgtgatccacagcctcatcccccccccccttttctcaaaaaaagttgagatttttatatcactggaatactctggctacataatgtttatgtacaaaatatttcttgcagattaattcgtttagcaaagatatcgcgaaatttgaatttcgttctcgtgcaccagaacgaaattacaacgtattgtctatggagcagtgtaatacacataatcatgcataactcgcgaacgcaaaatcggaatcaactgaaattttgggaatatgttttttcgtggatatctaatgaaaaatgacataaatagcctatgctaggatcacgaaatactcctttaagtcaatTTTAGAAATTGACCTCAAATGATCTTTGATGACCACAGTGTGTGACCTTGTTCACCATCATtacatgaaagttcccataatGCAGCTTTGGCTGAATTGAATTGGAACTGTTCATGTGAGACTAGATTTTGTATTTTCAACCAAACATGAACGTACAAGTGGACCTCATATAACCTCTGACCTCAGTATgtgacataatcatgcataactcgcaaacgcaaaatcggaatcaactgaaattttgggaatatgcttttttcgtggatatgtactgaaaatgtcataaaaagaggatgctaggatcacgaaatactcctttaaaacatGACATTACCACAAAAATGGCAACTTGCAGTTGTAAGCCATTTAGGACCTTGTTGGTCAGAAAAAATTGAGAGCTGAACAGATTATCTTCAATGGATAAGGCAATGGGATTTTGCCGCAACTTTGAAATCTTTTACTCATTGCAGCATTAATATGCCGACCAgcggaccattgcaacaaatgaggtgtcataatgcgcagaaattaaTTCTACTTTGACTGCATATCTCAAATTTGGCATTTAATCAAtcgtttttgaataatgttcaTTTATTAAGGGGGGCAATTACTTTTTGGTGTGTGTTTATATAGGCAATCTGCACTGCATGAAGCTTAACTCAGCATGCAGATCCCTCGCCTAAATCCAATAAACCCAACAGAGTACATAATGTGTATACAGACAGGGTATTCTCACAACAGTATTACAAATCTGGGCTAGAACAAACTCTTGGCTAGTATTGACAAACTACGGTATGTTCTTTGCGATGTTCAAAGTGATAGAAAATAGAAAAATGGATCAATTTAGTACTATTACTGCAGAAAGGCCTGGACTTGTAGCAAATCATAAAAACAGAACAGGAAACATAACAAAAGCATGAAGTAATGTGATGATTTTGGGCGAATTGAAAATTGAAGCTGATTTTGAACTTTATCGATTTTTTTATAAATCTCTCCATTCTTATACACTTCCTCGTTGTAATATACAAGATATTAGTAACCCAAAAGAAGTTTAGTCTCATACCTCACGTCTAGGTTCATGATGGTAGTCTGGTTTTACATAATACACAGGTTCTGGGTCTGGTCGTTGTGGTTGAGACAAAACAAGAGGGTATGCCTGTGGCTCAGGGGGTGGTTGTGGTGGATAGTAAGTTGGCGGTGGCTCAAAATAAGGGGGCTCATCCACATAGCTTGGTCCACAGCAGGCAAAGGAACCAAATGTACCCGGGCACATGAAACAGCAGCAACAGACGGCTACGATTACGCAGATAATGATGAACAACACCACGGCTGCTACTATGATTCCGATAAGAGCTGCATCTTCTAGACCTGAAAGTATACAACACGGAGTCGAGTTATTACCATGCTGTCAGAAAGAAATTGCATCAATCTGAGCAATCACCACTATCCCCAAACACCCCACCCACAATAAGTAACACACCCcgtcacaaacacacccccactaaCAAGCAAATAcacaaatcgactgctcagtgccagaaatgggtaagtgcaatagctgctctgtgaaTTTGGCgaaatacacacagtatattgtactcgtctacacatggcagctacacagggcagctattgcacttacccacttccggCATTGAACAATCGAAACATGTATCATGAAGATTTACAAAAACGAATTTAGAATAGTTTTTCCTAATCCTGGTATCCTATAGAGGACGAATTATCCAAGATTTGCTTAAGTCATGTAAGTTGGTTGCAGACAATCATGGATAAAAGTATTCTCCCGCCCTGAATTATTTTGTTATAATCGTTTCAATAGTTCATATCGTGtgattttcaatttgttttatcAGTATTTATATACTTAATGCCTCACATTAGCACAATTATGTTAAGTTTGTTTACCTGTTCTGTTCCAATCGCTGTTCTGTTGGGCTGCTACCAGGTCAGGCAAAATGGCCGCTGCCAAAATTAGGCAGAGGGCCGCTGAGCGAATCATGGCGCTCTCTTACTCTCTTGCTGATTTACATGTAATATTGTAAActctgaaagaaaaaaatatttagcattAGATTATAAAGACATCTGTATAAAccttaaaattatttgatgtttTCATATTAGAAAAATACCGTAAACGATCGCCTAATGGCGCTGTGGGATCCCTTGATATAACTGGGTTTTAGAAACAAACTAAACGTGCCCTCCCATTAAAAacaaatcccaccagcaaataaggacacatacccttaattcttgttgggatttttagaggagggagctctctatttgtacatggaaTTTACTCCAAGGCAAAGGAATCCAGGTGTGCCaataggcgaacgtttacggtagtatataaaacaaacaagttggctttctaataataataagcatGTACAAGAAATACTTACGATATCCAATCTGAAACATGGTTATATAAACCTTAAATTTGTTGCTCTTTCTCCTGTTCgtattatttatttcttcttttaattATAAAATTCGCGAAATCACACCTGCGTAATTTTATGATACGACCACGGTACAATACAACAAAGTACGTAATATAAAATGATCTAAATTAGTTATTATTGTAAATGTTAGAGTATCAATTTCATGTAATTAAACAAGTTTTGATATATTAATTAGTCTTGCCACGTTAGTTAGTCTGAAAATCTAACGATTTTATtacatattaaaaaaacaaaattgtcatacCTTATTTAATTCACCGCCCTTGTTTGCCAGTTGCCGATAATGAATGGTTCCCAATCCAACTTAAGGTGACCTTACCAAGGCGTATGTACAAAGCACTCCTGACATCAACGTCAAGTTCACATCGTACACTTGAATAAGTTTTGTCAATAGTACCAATTTCAAGTTCATTTAATTTCTAGCGATCACACTAAGACAGGGCGTCGTCAAACAATACAATTTGTGTACGTATATCCATACACTTTTGCTGTATGGCAGAATGTATATTTACCACACACCGAATTACACATGTTATGAGATTGTTTTACGAAAATAGCAGGGGTTTTTACTCGAAATATAGTTGATCATCTTATTTACGTTATAGGTGTAAAAAGGATTAATTTTAAACCCTTAAAATATCTTCTTTTAAGATTTTAAACTGTATAACTGgtcatattttttgcattttgcaaagTCAAAGTTTAGGCACAGTTTTGCTAAAGTGCTTCATAAATGCCATGAAGAGACTGTATGAATAACGAATAtcatttaaaatcaaaatatttcaacGCACATTTTAATATGAAACTATTGTAAGTTATTAATTATTATGAAGTTTGTAATGAGACCCTACATATCAATTCATTATTTTGTCAAtaagcaaaatattttattgaaagcatTGACCCAAATCATTATACAGGTATAGTTTAACCCGCCAATGTTATTGAAATTCTGTCTCAGTACACTCAACCTTAATTTTCACTATTCTGAAAATTTCGTGACCTGATCTTTGGATAAAAAGCATTTCCAAGGTAATTGATTGGTCatatctttttttaatttttttatactcGGTTTATTAACAAGATAATGAATCAGagttgaattattattatttatttttttaaatattattattattattattattattattattattattattattattattattattattattattattattattattattattattattattattattattattattattattatgtcacacACACGCACCCTTCACACACACCCCATCCCACCCTACACATCTCCTACATCACTCCTCACAATCCCTACTAGAAAATGAAGAATAAAAAGAAGCTCTGCTGAAACACCCAGTATATTTATTTCATGCGTGTGTGattaattaaaatattaataaacctATAACAATGCTATATATTTTACATTGAGGCGTTCCATTCCCGAGTTCCTAATACCTTATTAGTATCTTATCACCTAAAATACAAATTTACAGATGTAtatttttattcacttttttataaCAATATAAATGCAAAGACATACAAAAGTTGAATCAACAAACAAAAGCATTATAAAATGTTGCTGTGAATCAAATAAGTACGGTAGTAGTTGAGGTTTACATGCACTCTTAACGAGTAGCACTGAAGTAATGTGTGTAGAAGTTACATTTCCAGTTACATTGGATGTTTCACAATATTGAAGATAATTAGACAAAGGTTAGAATACACAAATGCTATCCATATAGTAAATTGGACAATAATTTTGCCTgataattttgctaattttattATCACTCAAAATTAATGGACAAAATTTTCTTCAATTGATATAATCGACTGTAGTTGTAGAAGTGCAAATTTATATGTAAGAATATGTATACCTACTTTGTAGATCATTATTCTCAAACAAATGATGTGAATTGAGTTATTCCCCgggttattccatttaagatccacgctacccctgtggaagatttagctaaagtcttccacggagggagtattagtttcgaatagaatagacattaTTGAGTAGCTTCTATTTGaagtactcactccagttgtgaaagataaagGAAAATCCATAATAGAAGGGCAttatgattaaccctgaccaattacatttgaaaaacatactccccctatggaagatatttccaaaatcttccacaggagtcgTGTGGATtttagctggaatagcccattagaaacgccattaccattttgttttaaagttaTAATAGCAGTTCTTGTGTCTAATGAATGCAAATACGTAAGGATTTGACCATTTTATCGATATAAACATTTTCTGAACACTTAGACACGTCTTCCTCCACAGTCTTCATTTATACGTTTTATTTCTTTGATTTTCATTGGTTCAAACATGTTTTTGAGTGACGTCTGGGCTCACAACATTTTACAAGTTTTCAATCTTTAAAGTCCTTTAATGCGTACTCATTGTAACTCATTAGCCTAAGATCAGGTCCAAATTAAAAGTCATTTGTAAGTTTTCTACTTGATCTAATATGTCGACCCACTCATTGTGTAATATCCgtctttgtttatattttgtattaaaaacaCCAAGATGtaatacgtttgtgaaggttgtcattcatccaggtataattaaatataaaactaAATTCTTTAAACCACTCAACTGGACTCACGTTTGGGGGGTTTAAAAGGCTACAGTGGAATGGCttaaagaatttaattttatatttgaaccAAGCTgttatattttgttaacatcaTCAAATGTTTACGGGCTAGGGGGAAAGGAACACTAAAGGCACGCTACTAACTTAATATATTAAGAAACGGTGAATAAAGACACATTTATAACAaatgtttcatttattttaaaaaatattatttatttattcatttttttctctcacatatttctttttctttttcaaataaatTAAATAGCATATGAAACACAACCATTACTTTGAAAAGGAGTTGACCTTTCTAGATATGGTTTGCAATTGGTTCAGGAAGACATCATTTCATGTATTTTGTGTCAAACTTAAATCGCGAAATGACAAAATGTATTTTCGGTATACCATGGACTTAATAAACATATTATTTGGATTTCGGTTGAATTGTGCATTGATGGAGTTATCTaaacaaataattaataataaaaacataCAATTAATTATCGATACCTTAGTAATCTAATTTaacgtaaataaataatatgaaaaaaaaactaataagaggaaagaagaagaagaagaagaaagaagaagaaatataAGCTTTACACCAGTATGCATCCCTAATTTATTATCTTTATTAGTAACTTATCACctaaaatacaaatttacatacatacatttttatttatttattgtgaaaTATAAATGCATTAGACATACAAAAGTTGAACCAACATCAATAAAAACGTTATACAATGTTGCTGTAAATCACAGAACGGTAATAAGTGAGTTTTAAATGCATTCTTCAAGAGGAAGCCCCAACAGAGCTATCGAATTAATCAGTTTATCT includes the following:
- the LOC140155383 gene encoding uncharacterized protein isoform X2; this encodes MIRSAALCLILAAAILPDLVAAQQNSDWNRTGLEDAALIGIIVAAVVLFIIICVIVAVCCCCFMCPGTFGSFACCGPSYVDEPPYFEPPPTYYPPQPPPEPQAYPLVLSQPQRPDPEPVYYVKPDYHHEPRRESQRVYIVRDDYDREYRDYGDVERRVGIRRPTYHDDHYHHTHSHEHEYPRRYYSDYRGHRSSYRRNEGSRYY